A part of Melittangium boletus DSM 14713 genomic DNA contains:
- a CDS encoding peroxiredoxin, giving the protein MLTATLVAGFLAGATPQAGEIAPDFTVQDTSGKSHSLSEMVKQGPVILAFFPKAFTGGCTKELSAYRDRYKDVEKLNGQLLAVSTDDAESLVKFKDSLKAPFAFIPDPDAKLTNLYDVKMPVMNLANRYTFVIGEERKILKVESGKDAVDPNGAIASCPLRKPKTDAAAKDAAPAPDAKK; this is encoded by the coding sequence ATGCTCACTGCCACGCTCGTAGCGGGCTTCCTCGCGGGAGCCACCCCCCAGGCCGGAGAGATCGCACCGGACTTCACGGTGCAGGACACCTCTGGCAAGTCCCACTCGCTGTCGGAAATGGTGAAGCAGGGCCCCGTCATCCTCGCCTTCTTCCCCAAGGCCTTCACCGGCGGGTGCACGAAGGAGCTGTCCGCCTACCGCGACCGGTACAAGGACGTGGAGAAGCTCAATGGCCAACTGCTCGCCGTGAGCACGGACGACGCGGAATCGCTCGTCAAGTTCAAGGACTCGCTCAAGGCGCCCTTCGCCTTCATTCCGGATCCGGACGCGAAGCTGACGAACCTCTACGACGTGAAGATGCCGGTGATGAACCTGGCCAACCGCTACACCTTCGTGATCGGCGAGGAGCGGAAGATCCTCAAGGTGGAGTCCGGCAAGGACGCGGTGGACCCCAACGGCGCCATCGCCTCCTGCCCCCTGCGCAAGCCGAAGACGGACGCGGCGGCCAAGGACGCGGCCCCGGCTCCCGACGCCAAGAAGTAA